The Alosa sapidissima isolate fAloSap1 chromosome 5, fAloSap1.pri, whole genome shotgun sequence genome has a window encoding:
- the LOC121709762 gene encoding trace amine-associated receptor 13c-like — MEYSNDKYDVIEYCFPQSNLSCTRKARTRNDYVVMYVFFSSISVFTVFVNLLVIISICHFKQLQTPTNIFILSMAVADLFIGGIVMPVESMRLVESCWFLGESLCNFYPAVMTILVSASLGHLVFIAVDRYLAVCEPFFYASTMTVGKSVACIVICWLSSALYNLTLLNVNENMNNPHRQSSCVGECLLLIDFTWGMVDVVISFILPCSILFTLYLIIFFVARNQARVINAQSGNMSNNAKCVISKSSDRKAAKTLGIVIFVYLLGWIPYYISILTQESTSVAVYVLSWLMYINSFVNPLIYALFYPWFKVSVRHIVTLKILHTSSSHLHLLPS; from the coding sequence ATGGAATACTCTAATGATAAATATGACGTTATAGAATATTGTTTTCCTCAAAGTAATTTATCTTGCACTCGTAAGGCTCGGACGAGAAATGACTATGTTGTGAtgtatgttttcttttcatcaATATCAGTGTTCACAGTCTTTGTAAACTTGCTGGTGATAATTTCCATCTGTCATTTTAAGCAGCTGCAAACTCCAACCAACATCTTCATCCTTTCCATGGCTGTGGCCGATTTATTCATCGGTGGAATTGTGATGCCAGTCGAAAGCATGCGACTAGTTGAGTCGTGTTGGTTTCTTGGGGAGAGCCTTTGTAACTTTTACCCAGCTGTAATGACCATACTTGTGTCAGCATCACTTGGGCATTTAGTGTTTATAGCTGTGGATCGTTATTTAGCTGTTTGTGAGCCCTTTTTCTATGCATCCACAATGACAGTTGGAAAATCTGTGGCATGTATAGTAATATGCTGGCTCAGCTCTGCTCTATATAACTTGACTCTTTTGAATGTAAATGAGAATATGAACAACCCTCATAGACAGAGTAGCTGTGTTGGAGAATGCTTGTTGCTTATTGACTTTACATGGGGCATGGTTGATGTTGTAATCTCCTTTATATTGCCATGTTCCATATTGTTCACTCTATATCTAATTATTTTCTTTGTGGCCAGAAATCAGGCAAGGGTCATAAATGCCCAATCAGGGAATATGTCAAACAATGCAAAATGTGTAATCTCAAAGAGCTCTGACAGGAAAGCAGCCAAAACACTTGGTATTGTGATTTTTGTTTATCTCTTGGGCTGGATCCCATATTACATCAGCATTCTCACACAAGAGAGTACTTCTGTTGCAGTGTATGTGTTATCATGGCTCATGTACATCAACTCATTTGTAAACCCTCTTATCTATGCCTTGTTTTACCCATGGTTTAAGGTGTCAGTTAGACACATTGTTACTTTAAAGATTCTGCACACatcatcatctcatctgcatctGTTACCGTCATGA